From one Humulus lupulus chromosome 8, drHumLupu1.1, whole genome shotgun sequence genomic stretch:
- the LOC133797739 gene encoding cationic amino acid transporter 7, chloroplastic gives METRGSSFSSCRAYFRALAQTPARFARRAGSVSTSYEEMSQARARSGSTMIKSLRWFDLVGFGIGGMIGAGVFVTTGRASRLYAGPAVVLSYAIAGVCALLSAFCYTEFAVDMPVAGGAFSYLRVTFGEFAAFLTGANLVMDYVMSNAAVARGFTAYLGTAIGVPVAKWRIIVAGLPNGFNEIDVVAVLVVLMVTFVICYSTRESSMVNMVLTALHIVFILFVIVLGFWKGDWKNFTEPADPAHHPSGFAAYGVSGVFNGAAMVYLSYIGYDAVSTMAEEVRNPVKDIPIGVSGSVIIVTVLYCLMAASMSMLLPYDLIDAEAPFSAAFSRQSDGWKWASNVIGVGASFGILTSLLVSMLGQARYMCVIGRSSVVPAWFAKVHPKTSTPVNASAFLGIFTALIALFTDLNVLLNLVSIGTLFVFFMVANAVIYRRYVAVGTTNPWPTLSFLCSFSLTSILFTLIWQFAPPGKPKAIMLGFTALIALAMLQIFHCMVPQVRKPEFWGVPFMPLIPSVSIFLNIFLLGSLDGPSYLRFAFFSALAVLVYVFYSVHASFDAEGDGALSVKNVEIHMEPTEDKSRDNSLKV, from the exons ATGGAGACCCGAGGCTCTTCTTTCTCCAGCTGCCGAGCCTACTTTCGGGCCTTGGCCCAAACCCCAGCCCGTTTCGCCCGCCGGGCCGGCTCGGTCTCCACCTCTTACGAAGAAATGAGCCAGGCCCGAGCACGGTCTGGTTCTACCATGATCAAAAGCCTCCGATGGTTTGACCTCGTCGGGTTCGGCATCGGCGGCATGATCGGCGCCGGTGTTTTTGTTACCACTGGCCGTGCCAGTCGCCTCTACGCCGGCCCTGCCGTTGTTTTATCCTACGCCATTGCTGGAGTCTGTGCTTTGTTATCCGCCTTCTGCTACACAGAGTTCGCCGTCGACATGCCCGTCGCCGGCGGCGCCTTCAGCTACCTCCGTGTCACTTTTG GTGAGTTTGCGGCTTTCCTAACGGGTGCGAATCTCGTGATGGACTACGTCATGTCAAACGCCGCCGTTGCGAGAGGCTTCACGGCTTATTTGGGTACCGCCATCGGCGTCCCAGTCGCGAAATGGCGAATCATCGTTGCCGGACTTCCCAATGGGTTCAATGAAATAGACGTCGTCGCCGTCCTCGTCGTCTTAATGGTTACTTTCGTAATATGCTACAG TACGAGAGAGAGCTCGATGGTGAACATGGTCTTGACGGCGCTTCATATTGTGTTCATACTATTCGTAATAGTACTTGGGTTCTGGAAAGGAGACTGGAAAAACTTCACCGAACCCGCTGACCCGGCTCATCATCCATCTGGGTTTGCCGCATATGGAGTTTCGGGGGTTTTCAACGGAGCCGCCATGGTTTACCTCAGCTACATCGGTTACGACGCCGTTTCCACCATGGCGGAAGAGGTTCGTAACCCGGTCAAGGATATCCCTATCGGAGTATCCGGCTCTGTTATCATCGTCACCGTACTCTACTGCTTAATGGCCGCATCTATGTCCATGCTTCTTCCGTACGACTTG ATCGACGCAGAGGCGCCATTCTCGGCCGCATTCAGTAGGCAATCGGACGGGTGGAAATGGGCCTCGAATGTGATCGGAGTCGGGGCCAGTTTCGGGATTTTAACGTCGCTGCTTGTGTCGATGTTGGGCCAGGCCCGTTACATGTGCGTAATCGGACGGTCCAGCGTGGTCCCGGCCTGGTTCGCTAAGGTCCACCCCAAGACATCGACGCCGGTCAACGCTTCCGCTTTTCTCG GTATCTTTACGGCTTTGATTGCCCTTTTCACTGATCTAAATGTACTTCTCAATCTTGTCTCCATTGGCACTCTCTTTGTCTTTTTCATGGTGGCCAATGCTGTGATTTATAGGCGTTATGTTGCTGTGGGGACTACCAATCCATGGCCTACACTGTCCTTCCTCTGCTCATTTTCCTTGACATCCATTTTGTTCACCCTCATATGGCAATTCGCCCCGCCAGGTAAACCGAAAGCCATCATGCTAGGGTTCACCGCCTTGATCGCCCTTGCTATGTTGCAGATTTTTCATTGTATGGTTCCACAAGTGAGAAAACCTGAGTTTTGGGGTGTCCCTTTCATGCCATTGATTCCATCCGTATCCATCTTCTTGAATATTTTCTTGTTGGGTTCTCTTGATGGTCCTTCCTATTTGAGATTTGCCTTCTTTTCGGCTCTGGCAGTGCTTGTTTACGTGTTCTATAGTGTTCATGCAAGCTTTGATGCTGAAGGAGATGGCGCTCTCAGTGTGAAGAACGTGGAAATTCACATGGAACCAACTGAGGATAAAAGTCGTGATAATAGTCTTAAAGTTTAG
- the LOC133797740 gene encoding anaphase-promoting complex subunit 13, whose protein sequence is MAELSLGILIDIVDEGWMRDTLPDDDLPLPPVMVVRTDDTEDSNPEARQVNGDTWHDLALGNQ, encoded by the exons ATGGCAGAATTAAGCTTGGGTATACTTATTGATATTGTTGACGAAGGATGGATGAGAGACACTCTTCCTGATGATG ATCTTCCATTACCACCAGTTATGGTTGTCCGAACTGATGACACTGAGGATTCAA ATCCGGAAGCTCGACAAGTTAATGGGGATACTTGGCATGATCTTGCACTGGGCAATCAGTGA